DNA from Granulicella cerasi:
CGGCTGTGTTGAAGGTGACGTAGACCGTGCCGCTGAAGGGCGAACCCGGAGCGACCGTGTCGTAGGGGGCAGGGTTCCCCGGCGAGCAACCGGTGATGGAGCCGAGTCCCCCGAGAAGGGCAAGCGCTGTCAGCGAGAGCATGGTTCTCCGCATTGTCTTGCGACGGGCCACGCCAAACGGCAGCAGCAGCAGTGCCGGAAGCGTCAGGCCAGCCAGCACCATCGTGGTCTTGTACGACACGAAGGCAGAGAAGACGGGTGTGGTGGTGATTGTCACTGTCGTGGTGAGCGCCGCTCCGTCACCGATCGCGCTGAGCGATGTGGGGCTGAACGCACAGGTGGCGACGGCCGGCAGGCCGCTGCAGGCAAAGGTGGAGAACGTGCCGATGTAGCCGGAGTCCGGCGTGATCGTCACTGTGGCAGTGGAGCTCTTGCCGCCGACGATGGAGACGGCGGCGGGATTGATGGCAGCGGTAAAGCTCTTGAAACTCACAGAGACGGTCGCCGCGGACGAGCCGGTGGTGATGTTGCAGGTGGAGCCTGTAGACGTGGTACAGCCGGTCCATACGCCGACGGCGGAGGTGGTGGAGGGTGTGGCGGTGAGCGTCACCGTCGATCCCGCAGGATACTGCGCCGTGCAGGTGGTGCCGCAGTTGATGTAGTTATCGCTGCTGACGACCGTGCCCGAGCCTGTGCCGGTTTTGGTGATCGTGAGCGCGTACGTGGGCACGGGGGCAAAGGTAGCGGTCACCGTGGCGTTGACGGCCGTGGTGATCGTGCATGTTGCGCCCGAGGTCGACGAGCATCCGCTCCATCCCGAGAAGATCGCGCCGCTTGCTGGCGTTGCGGTCAGGACGACGGTGTCTGTGGCGGCGATCTGTGCCGTGCCCGAGGTGCAGGTGGGACCGCAGGAGATTGCCGTGTAGCTGCTGGTATCGAGCGAGTTGTTGATGCTGGTCGTTGCAATAGTACCTTTGCCCGACCCGGCTTTAGTCGCGGTCAACGTGATGGGGGTGGCTACTTCAAAGGCAGCATCGGTGTAGTCCTCATCGATGTTGAGAGTGAGACCGTTGTAGGTGCTGTTGAAGGAGCTGGAGGTCTGGCGCGAACGGTGATGGTTCAGCCAGTACGGCGCGATCGCGGTGAAGGCGGAGGCCGTGGGATAAACCGTCTGGCAGGTGGTGCCGCAGGCCACGCCGCTTGAGAAGAAGTACGCATACCAGATGGTGTCGATGGCGGGCGTGACGATCGTCGGGATCCAGCCGTTGAACTCGTTGTGGCTGCTGTAAACCGCGGAGAGATAGCCCTTCGCGTGCAGTTCTGCGTTCCAGCCCTCGAGGAAGGCCTGTGTCGCGGCGAGGTAGGTGGCGTTGGTATAGGTGTAGGCCTCGAGATCAAAGACGATCGTCGATCCCTGGCCCATGCCCAGCGCAGCCATCGCGCCGATCGCGGAGTCCGCTTCACTGGCGCCCTGCGTCTGCGCGGTCGCCGGCGATGTGCTCATCATGGAGGAGAAGGACCCGCCTGGAGCCTGCATACCGACCCAGATCGGTACGATCTCCCAACCCTGTGCGAGCACGGTGGAGACGTAGGTAGAGGTGAGGTTGGCGAGCCCGCTCTTGCAGGCGAAGTTTGCGCCGCCAATGTAGACGCCGACGGTCTGGTAGGGACTGCCGGTCCACCACGTATTCAACTGCGTTGTGGTCGGCAGGCTGCAGGCGTCGAAGCCCATGACGCCAGTGACCGGGTAAGAGGACTGCGGCTGCGGCGCACTGCCCATCGGCGAGATCTGAGAGCTGCGTCCCTTGGGAGACAGTTTGAAGCTGCTGGCGCTGCTGACGGTGAGACCGGGCAGAACGCCGAGCGCATGGAAGCTCTTGCCGCCGTCAGCGGTTCCCATCAGCGACTGGCTCGTCGTGCATTCTCCCTGCGCGGAACAACTGCCGCCGGCAAAGAGGACCCATCCGCTGTCGGTGGAGGTGAAGCTGCTTCGCTGTGCGAGCATAGCTGTCGGCCCCGCGTTGGAGACGCTGCCGGTCCACGTGAGGTTGGTGGCGAGCGTGGCGTCGGCTGCCAGCGCGGCGGGAGCGTGCTGGAATCCCTTGGAGGTCTCCGCGCTCCAGTGCGCTCCGCCATCGCTGGTGAAGTAGCGGACGCTCGTCGTCGAGCCTTGGGTCGCGATGGTGCGGAGCAGGGTAGCGCTCTGCGCACCCGTGAATACCGGAAGCGTCACCGTGCTCGATACAGCATCGAGTCCTGCGATCGCAGGCAGTGTGACTGCGGTCCAGCTCTCGCCGGCATCGGTGGTGCGGAAGAGGTCATCGCCGTTCGGGCCAGGGCCGACGAAGCCGTGCGTGGCATCGGAGAACTGAATTTCACCGCCGACCGGGGGCATCTTCGTCTGCGTCCAATGCGCGCCACCATCGACGGTCTGCAGAAGGATGCCACGGCGGAACGCGGAGCTTGACTGCACGCCGAGCATCATCCAGCCATGCGCCGCATCGGTGAATTGCAGCGAGGACTTGCCGTTGAAGACGAGGGCTTCGGTGAAGGGGGAACTCACCGTTGTAGTGCTCCAGTGAGCGCCCTTGTCCTGGGTGGAGTCAAGGCGCAAGGTGCTGCCTTCGTCATCGGCTTGCAGTGCCCAGCCGCTTCCGTTGGCGTTGAAGTAGGCGCTGACGACGTTCGTCGAAGCCTGCGGCGTAATCTCCGCCCATTGGGAGCCGGCGCTATCACTCCAGTAGAGGCGATGCGATGCGAGCACCCAGCCAGAGGTGGCGGATACCTGTTTCATGTCCTCCACTTCCACGCTGGCTACGCTCTGCGCGCGCCCCGCACTCGCAAGCATGAGTGCCAGTGCCATACTGCCTACTGCTCGCCATTGTTGCGCAAATCTGTTCATGGTCTCTTCCTCCATCTACGTGGGAACGACTACATGGAAACTCTTGCGAAGCCCCGATCCGGGGGCCTCACCTTCAGAAGCGATACTTCGCCGCGAACTGGAATTGCCGCGCGGGAGAAAGGGTGCTGGTGATGAGGCCAAAGGTTGAGGCTGTGCTCACCGAAGCTCCCGGTGCCGCGTAGCTTGCCAGGTTGAAGGCGTTGAACGCGTCGAGGCGGAAGGTCAGAGACTGTTCCTTGTAGGTGCGGAAGTCCTTGAAGAACGACATGTCGATGATGCGGTAGCCGGGTGCGCGCTCGGTGCCGACATGGGCGGTTCCATAGGTGTTGGTATGCTCCACATCGTAGGCGCAGGTGCCGTTGTCCGATCCCGAGCAGGGCTGTGCGCTTGCATCAGTGCCGAACCAGTGGTTCAAGCTGCGATTCACGACGATGAGCGGACGATACTGGTTCGCGCGTGCCGAACCGTTGTTCGCGTTCGCCACGTTGGTCGCCGTGATCGTCACCGGGAAGCCCGAGTACATGACCGCGTTCGCCGAAAGCTTCCATCCTCCGAGCGGCTCATCCAGCCAACGGCTCCAGCGAGCGCCGAAGTCACGACCGTGACCGAAGGGCAGACTGTAGGTGCCCACAAAGTTCACGGAGTTGCGCGCGTCCGTGGCTGCGGGGCCGTAGTCCGAGTGAGGATCGTAGATGTTCTGCTGGAAGACACCGGCGCCATCGACACCGGTCACGCCATAGAAGCCGGGGTTGTTGGTCATGGCGCGTGCCCATGTGTAGTTGAAGGTGAACTCCAGACCGTGCGTCTGGCGCTGGCGAATCTGCAACTGCATGGCGTTGTAGTTGGAGTTGCCTTCAGACTGCGTGAGGTAGATCGTGCCCCCGGTGCCGACCAGCGCCGCATAAGGTGCGGTGCTCGCCACGCCCGGCGTGGTGTATTGATTGGCGCGCACCGGCACGATCAGGTGCTGACCGGTTTCGCCGACGTAACCAAGCTGGAAGGTGAGGGTGTGCGTGAGCAGCACTTCGGTCGCGAGGTTGTACTGCTGAATGAGGGCGGGGCGAAGGTTATGCGCCCATGCGCGATAGATTGTGCTGGACGTAGAGACGTTACTGGTCCCCGTGCTGAATCCGTTTTCGACGGGCGAGGGGTTGCCGCCGGAGGTCGACGTCGGCGTCAGGTTGGTGTTGTAGAACTGATAGATGAAGGGCGCGTTTTGCGTCATGCGCAGGTTGGCGCCGGTGCCTTCAAGGTCGTCCGTAATGCCGTACCCGGCGCGGAAGATGACTGTGGGATTCAGTTGATAGTTGACGCCGAGACGCGGCATGAACTCCTTGTAGTACGGGCTATAGAGCGCGCGGCTGTTGCCATTCTGTCCCGCGAACTCAAGACAGGCCGGGCACTTTGCAGGGTTGTCGGTATCGACGTTGACTTCCTTGTTGTTCACTTCATAGATCGGCTGATCGTAGGCATAGCGCAGGCCGATGTTGACGGTCAGGTTCGGCAGCAGGTGCCAGTCGTCCTGCACGTAGTAGGCCGTGCGGTACTGGCGATGGCCTACAAGTCCGCTGACGCCGGCAACCGCCTGCGCGGAGGACTTGTCCAGTGCAAAGTCGGCGAAGCCGTAGCCCGTGGTGCGTGGCGCACCCGTCTTCGAAGCGAGCGAGTCCGCAGTATAAGAGCCCGTGTAGGAGAAGTAGCCCATCGCGCCGTAGGTGCTCGGGTAGTAGCTGTTCTGTTGATAGCGCAGCACCAGGACGCCAGCCTTCAAGTTGTGCTTATGCAGTTGCCAGGTGGCGTCGTCTCCATAGCTGAAGATGTTGTCGAAGTATTTCGTCGCCGCGCCGCGGGTGCCGACGTTGCTTTCAACGCTCGACAGGTTGACCTGCGTAAAGCCTGCGTATGGCTGGTTGGGGAAAGGAAGGCCAAGCTTGGCATCGCCATCCGTACCGAATTCACCCGTGCTGTCAACGGGCAGACCCTGCTTCCAGCCGATGCGCGAGATGCCTGCGCGGAACTGGTTCTGCAGCGTGCTGGAGAAGGTGTGAACCTCGTTGATCACGCCCCCGATGAAGGGATACTCGTTGCCAGCCGGGAAGGTCACGGCAAGCACAGGTTTTGGCGTCGCATCCCACGCATCCCCCATCGAGAACCGCATGTTCATGGCGTCGCGCGCGCCGATCACGTAATCCCCGCGCACATCACCCTGGTTGTTCACGATGATCGTCTTCGTTGGCGCCGAGTAGTTTTGCGAATCCGGAGACGTCGTCACCGAACTGCCGCGATTGGGCAGAGGATAGATTTCCGGATGCGTGAAGAGGTACTTCGCCACCGGGTTCACGATCGGGATCTGATTGTTGGCGTAGGGCGTGGCGGTGTTCAGGCCGCTGGTCGTGTCGTAGAGCTGGATCTGGCTGGAAAGGGGAACGCCCGAACTGTGTCCGCCCAGAAACTCCGAGAAGTCACCGGTGCGCATGTAGGCTGTGGGCACGCTGGCGAGGCCGGTGCCTGCTGCGCTGTTACGGAAGCCTTCGAAGTCCGCGTAGAAGAAGAGGCGGTTCTTCATGATTGGGCCACCGAGGCTCGCGCCGAACTGGTTCTGATGAAACTTGCCCTTGCTGATGCGGTTGTAATTGTTGCTCCAGAGGTTCGCCGTCAGGTCCTGGTTCTCATAGAACGAATAGACGCTGCCGTGGAACTTGTTCGTGCCCGACTTGGTGACCATGATGACCTCGCCGCCGTTCACGTTGCCGTACTCGGCATCGGCGTTCGCGGTGATCACGCGGATCTGTTCGAGCGACTCTGGCGCAGGGTTGTACCCGACGACGTTGTTCATCGTTTCGTTGATGTCCGCGCCGTCGAAGATGTAGTTGTTCGTCTGCTGGCGGTTGCCGTTGAACGACGGCAGAGTCGATGCGGTCGTATCGCGTTCCGTGCCGTTGGCCCCGCCCAGCGCACTGTAAGTCGGCAGCACGGCACCCGGCACGAAGACCGTTGCGGTGGAGAAGTTCTGGCCGCTCAGCGGCATCTGCTGCAGCATGTTTGCGGTGATGGTCGTTCCGAGCGTGGCGTTTTCTGTCTGCAGCACCGTGCCGTTGTCGGAGGCGACTTCGATCGTCGTCGTAACGCTGCCCGGAACCAGCTTCACATCCATGCGCGCCGTCTGGTCGATCTCAAGACTCATCGGCTTGGTGGAAGCCTCGTTGAAGCCGTCCTTGCTGACTATCACCTCGTACTGGCCGATCGGAAGGCTGACGACGCGGTAGCTTCCTGTTTTGTCTGTCTTGACCGTGGTCTTCACGCCCGTCTCGACGTTGCGCGCAATGACCGTGGCACCGACGATCGACGCTCCTGTGGCGTCCTGCACGGTGCCGCGGATCGTGCCCGTGATCGTCTGGCCGGCGAGGCTGACCGAGCTGGCCAGCAGAAGGGGTGCGAGAAACAATCTACAGACAACGCCACGCTGTCGTTTTGACATAAAACTCCCTGAGTGCCCCGCGCTGAACGCGAGACAAAGCTACGTCGCGCCGGCTTTGGAAAAGCCAGCGGGGACAAGTGAGCGACTCCGGCAAACGAAGGCACCGGAACAACACTGCGGTCGAGCTACAAGAAAAACAAATGTTCCACTTGAGGCAAATTTTTCTGAAGTAGTGTCAAGGTAGACCAGCTTTTATCGCGTGTCAATCCGCTTTTTCCGCGGAAATTGATGGCACCGTGAAGATGCATTGCGTGAAACAAACGTTTCTCCGTAAACTCTTCGCATCATTCGCCCGTCTTCTCCAGCGTTCCCCAGACTTTGCCGTTTGCTTGTACGACCCGCTTCGAGGATCTGCCTTCATGCCGCATCGCACGCCGTTGTCGCCTGTCCCTGCTGACGTCCCCGAGAAGCTGGAGCTGCTCAGCCGTAACCGCCAGGCCATCATTCGCCCGGTGTTTGAAAACCCTGGCGAGTTCGTGCTGCTAAACGTGCGTGACCTTGCAAAGCGCGTCGACACGGCGGCTGCGACGGTCGTGCGCATCGTCCGCGAGCTGGGCTTTGAAAGCTATCGCGAGTTCCAGCGATACCTGCACGAACTTGCGGTGAAGAACAGCACCATCCTCGACACGGCGCAGAGTTCGCTTGCGGCTGGCAGCACGTCGAAGCTGCTGAAGTCTGCGCGCAAGCAGATCGCAGCCAACATCGACTTCGTCACCGACCGGGTAGACCTGCTGCAGGTGCAGGCGATCGCACAACGCCTGCATGATGCCCGTCGCATCCTGCTCATCGGTGGAGACATGGCTGCGATGCTGGTGGAGTACCTGGAGTATCGCTTGCTGATCGCAGGGTTTCCCGTCACGGCCGTGACTTCGCCCGGGCGCACCAACCACCTGGTGCGGTCGCTCGGCGAGCAGGACATGGCTATTGGCATCAGCTTTCGTCGCGGCCTTCGCATGACCATCGAGGGAATTCAGCACGCACGCGAACGTGGAGCTTACTGCGTAG
Protein-coding regions in this window:
- a CDS encoding glycoside hydrolase domain-containing protein; translation: MALALMLASAGRAQSVASVEVEDMKQVSATSGWVLASHRLYWSDSAGSQWAEITPQASTNVVSAYFNANGSGWALQADDEGSTLRLDSTQDKGAHWSTTTVSSPFTEALVFNGKSSLQFTDAAHGWMMLGVQSSSAFRRGILLQTVDGGAHWTQTKMPPVGGEIQFSDATHGFVGPGPNGDDLFRTTDAGESWTAVTLPAIAGLDAVSSTVTLPVFTGAQSATLLRTIATQGSTTSVRYFTSDGGAHWSAETSKGFQHAPAALAADATLATNLTWTGSVSNAGPTAMLAQRSSFTSTDSGWVLFAGGSCSAQGECTTSQSLMGTADGGKSFHALGVLPGLTVSSASSFKLSPKGRSSQISPMGSAPQPQSSYPVTGVMGFDACSLPTTTQLNTWWTGSPYQTVGVYIGGANFACKSGLANLTSTYVSTVLAQGWEIVPIWVGMQAPGGSFSSMMSTSPATAQTQGASEADSAIGAMAALGMGQGSTIVFDLEAYTYTNATYLAATQAFLEGWNAELHAKGYLSAVYSSHNEFNGWIPTIVTPAIDTIWYAYFFSSGVACGTTCQTVYPTASAFTAIAPYWLNHHRSRQTSSSFNSTYNGLTLNIDEDYTDAAFEVATPITLTATKAGSGKGTIATTSINNSLDTSSYTAISCGPTCTSGTAQIAATDTVVLTATPASGAIFSGWSGCSSTSGATCTITTAVNATVTATFAPVPTYALTITKTGTGSGTVVSSDNYINCGTTCTAQYPAGSTVTLTATPSTTSAVGVWTGCTTSTGSTCNITTGSSAATVSVSFKSFTAAINPAAVSIVGGKSSTATVTITPDSGYIGTFSTFACSGLPAVATCAFSPTSLSAIGDGAALTTTVTITTTPVFSAFVSYKTTMVLAGLTLPALLLLPFGVARRKTMRRTMLSLTALALLGGLGSITGCSPGNPAPYDTVAPGSPFSGTVYVTFNTAAGGSTKVPLQLTVTAK
- a CDS encoding TonB-dependent receptor domain-containing protein; protein product: MSKRQRGVVCRLFLAPLLLASSVSLAGQTITGTIRGTVQDATGASIVGATVIARNVETGVKTTVKTDKTGSYRVVSLPIGQYEVIVSKDGFNEASTKPMSLEIDQTARMDVKLVPGSVTTTIEVASDNGTVLQTENATLGTTITANMLQQMPLSGQNFSTATVFVPGAVLPTYSALGGANGTERDTTASTLPSFNGNRQQTNNYIFDGADINETMNNVVGYNPAPESLEQIRVITANADAEYGNVNGGEVIMVTKSGTNKFHGSVYSFYENQDLTANLWSNNYNRISKGKFHQNQFGASLGGPIMKNRLFFYADFEGFRNSAAGTGLASVPTAYMRTGDFSEFLGGHSSGVPLSSQIQLYDTTSGLNTATPYANNQIPIVNPVAKYLFTHPEIYPLPNRGSSVTTSPDSQNYSAPTKTIIVNNQGDVRGDYVIGARDAMNMRFSMGDAWDATPKPVLAVTFPAGNEYPFIGGVINEVHTFSSTLQNQFRAGISRIGWKQGLPVDSTGEFGTDGDAKLGLPFPNQPYAGFTQVNLSSVESNVGTRGAATKYFDNIFSYGDDATWQLHKHNLKAGVLVLRYQQNSYYPSTYGAMGYFSYTGSYTADSLASKTGAPRTTGYGFADFALDKSSAQAVAGVSGLVGHRQYRTAYYVQDDWHLLPNLTVNIGLRYAYDQPIYEVNNKEVNVDTDNPAKCPACLEFAGQNGNSRALYSPYYKEFMPRLGVNYQLNPTVIFRAGYGITDDLEGTGANLRMTQNAPFIYQFYNTNLTPTSTSGGNPSPVENGFSTGTSNVSTSSTIYRAWAHNLRPALIQQYNLATEVLLTHTLTFQLGYVGETGQHLIVPVRANQYTTPGVASTAPYAALVGTGGTIYLTQSEGNSNYNAMQLQIRQRQTHGLEFTFNYTWARAMTNNPGFYGVTGVDGAGVFQQNIYDPHSDYGPAATDARNSVNFVGTYSLPFGHGRDFGARWSRWLDEPLGGWKLSANAVMYSGFPVTITATNVANANNGSARANQYRPLIVVNRSLNHWFGTDASAQPCSGSDNGTCAYDVEHTNTYGTAHVGTERAPGYRIIDMSFFKDFRTYKEQSLTFRLDAFNAFNLASYAAPGASVSTASTFGLITSTLSPARQFQFAAKYRF
- a CDS encoding MurR/RpiR family transcriptional regulator; this encodes MPHRTPLSPVPADVPEKLELLSRNRQAIIRPVFENPGEFVLLNVRDLAKRVDTAAATVVRIVRELGFESYREFQRYLHELAVKNSTILDTAQSSLAAGSTSKLLKSARKQIAANIDFVTDRVDLLQVQAIAQRLHDARRILLIGGDMAAMLVEYLEYRLLIAGFPVTAVTSPGRTNHLVRSLGEQDMAIGISFRRGLRMTIEGIQHARERGAYCVGITDSTLSPLSRFANELLLVPTNSVAFAASYVAPVALLELLTASAATLRRKEVANRLQDADYEQRHGYRWYQNES